The Sporomusa termitida genome has a window encoding:
- a CDS encoding aspartate carbamoyltransferase catalytic subunit — protein MSKAQVSLRKKDILGLEAMPAAEMELILDTAKEMKNIIDRDIKKAPTLRGKAIVNLFFENSTRTRTSFELAGKYLGADVINISTSSSSVAKGESLRDTLLTVEAMGVDIIVMRHEAEGSAQFAANIARPVIINAGDGAHEHPTQGLLDMFTIKQFKGRLAGLKVAIVGDILHSRVARSNVWGLQKMGAEVHLAGPQTLLPREIEKIGIQVHNRVEDALDQADVVNVLRIQRERQQKGLFPSAREYARIFGINAKRLALAKQDALLMHPGPMNRGLEIAPDIAYGDQSAIQEQVKNGLAVRMALLFLVLMGGTHIEAAH, from the coding sequence ATGAGTAAAGCTCAGGTATCATTGCGGAAAAAGGATATCCTCGGCCTGGAAGCTATGCCGGCGGCAGAAATGGAACTTATTCTTGATACGGCCAAAGAGATGAAAAATATCATTGACAGGGATATCAAAAAAGCGCCAACCTTGCGAGGCAAAGCAATTGTTAATCTGTTTTTTGAGAACAGCACCAGGACCCGTACCTCCTTTGAATTGGCGGGTAAATATCTTGGCGCTGATGTTATTAATATCTCGACCAGCTCCAGCAGTGTGGCTAAAGGCGAAAGCCTGCGTGATACCCTGCTTACTGTCGAAGCCATGGGGGTCGATATTATTGTCATGCGGCATGAGGCTGAGGGTTCGGCGCAATTTGCCGCTAATATAGCCAGACCTGTCATTATCAATGCCGGTGATGGCGCCCATGAGCATCCGACCCAGGGGCTGTTGGATATGTTTACAATTAAGCAATTCAAAGGCAGGCTTGCCGGTTTGAAAGTAGCGATAGTTGGCGATATCCTGCATAGCCGGGTGGCGCGCTCCAATGTCTGGGGCCTGCAAAAAATGGGAGCTGAGGTTCATCTGGCCGGACCGCAGACGCTGCTGCCCCGTGAAATTGAAAAAATTGGGATACAGGTCCATAATAGAGTAGAGGACGCTCTTGACCAGGCTGATGTTGTCAATGTACTCCGTATCCAGCGTGAACGGCAGCAAAAAGGGCTTTTTCCCTCAGCCCGTGAATATGCCCGGATATTTGGTATAAACGCCAAGCGCCTGGCGTTAGCTAAGCAGGATGCGCTCTTAATGCATCCTGGTCCCATGAATCGCGGGCTGGAGATTGCTCCGGATATAGCCTACGGTGATCAGTCGGCAATCCAGGAACAGGTAAAAAACGGACTGGCGGTCAGGATGGCATTGTTATTTTTAGTGCTGATGGGAGGGACTCACATTGAAGCTGCTCATTAA
- a CDS encoding aminoglycoside 6-adenylyltransferase, with the protein MNTNQQLLEAIVSFANINENISALILIGSQARLEKYADQYSDIDLIMVVNNPEYFLSSNEWLEDIGSPHISFIEPTIGGEKEKRVMFDNALDVDFVIISQEHAQNAIQRNEIIGILHNGYKILVNKQNLTIPPLINPPGQSYAVPSEDTFTNLVNDFWYHAVWTTKKFLRQELWSAKFCVDSYMKWKLLWMIEQYEHVKHGQSYNTWYSGRFIDSWVDADIKDRLCKTFAHYENADMISSLFETMDLFRNLAIQVAEGYGFEYPSHADEYATNWVRKKLTNHL; encoded by the coding sequence ATGAATACAAATCAACAGTTACTTGAAGCAATCGTATCTTTTGCAAATATAAATGAAAATATTAGTGCGCTTATCCTGATCGGCTCCCAGGCCAGACTTGAAAAATATGCAGACCAGTATTCTGATATCGATTTAATAATGGTAGTGAATAATCCAGAATATTTTCTATCATCAAATGAATGGCTCGAAGATATTGGATCTCCTCATATTTCATTTATAGAGCCAACTATCGGCGGCGAAAAAGAAAAAAGGGTTATGTTTGATAACGCTTTAGACGTGGACTTCGTAATCATTTCCCAAGAGCATGCTCAAAATGCTATACAAAGGAATGAGATCATAGGGATCCTTCATAACGGGTATAAGATTCTTGTCAATAAACAGAACTTGACTATTCCACCGCTAATCAATCCACCCGGTCAAAGTTACGCAGTGCCATCTGAGGATACCTTCACGAATCTTGTGAACGACTTCTGGTACCATGCCGTTTGGACTACTAAAAAATTTTTGCGGCAAGAGCTTTGGTCAGCAAAATTTTGTGTGGACAGCTATATGAAATGGAAGCTGCTATGGATGATTGAGCAATATGAGCATGTAAAACACGGACAAAGCTACAACACTTGGTATAGTGGCAGGTTTATTGATAGTTGGGTAGACGCCGATATAAAAGACCGTTTGTGTAAAACTTTTGCGCATTACGAAAATGCTGATATGATTTCATCTTTATTTGAAACAATGGACTTATTTCGGAACCTCGCTATACAGGTAGCAGAGGGATACGGATTTGAATATCCTTCACACGCAGACGAATATGCAACCAATTGGGTGCGTAAAAAGCTAACAAATCATCTCTAA
- a CDS encoding dihydroorotase: MKLLIKGGRIINPAENMDVVGDILIENGKIAAIGSSCPAAGAEIIDAAGLVVTPGLVDMHVHLREPGLEAKEDIASGTRAAAAGGFTTIACMPNTRPAIDSSIVVAGLTQRAKTEGVVKLKIIGALSKGLEGRELAEIGDMIESGAVAISDDGGHLDSTRLLKTGLEYTGMFGRPVITHSEDEGLANEGFMHEGAVSAVLGLKGRPAVAEDIAVARDIMLAEYANAPIHIAHVSSKGAVEIIRQAKQRGVKVTAEATPHHLTLTDEELRTFNTAFKVNPPLRSAEHVAALIDGLKDGTLDAIATDHAPHAFEEKDVEFRYAPSGFAGLETAVGVVLTGLYHTGKLTLPEIIAKLSYGPAKILGLDSGVLKVGAPADITIIDTEYKWAVDCIKFYTRGKHSPFESRNLKGKPLITIVNGSIIMQNGEVLK, translated from the coding sequence TTGAAGCTGCTCATTAAAGGCGGGCGAATTATTAATCCGGCGGAGAATATGGATGTGGTCGGCGATATCCTGATTGAAAATGGCAAGATAGCGGCAATAGGATCAAGTTGCCCAGCCGCAGGCGCAGAAATTATTGATGCCGCCGGGCTGGTAGTAACGCCTGGCCTTGTTGATATGCATGTACATCTGCGGGAACCAGGCCTGGAGGCTAAAGAAGATATTGCTTCCGGTACGAGGGCGGCGGCGGCGGGCGGCTTTACGACCATTGCCTGCATGCCCAACACCAGGCCGGCTATTGACAGTTCAATCGTGGTTGCCGGCTTAACCCAGCGGGCGAAAACCGAGGGGGTTGTCAAGCTTAAGATCATCGGCGCGCTCAGCAAAGGTCTGGAGGGCCGGGAACTGGCCGAAATTGGCGATATGATCGAGTCCGGGGCAGTGGCCATTTCCGATGATGGCGGCCATCTGGACAGTACCCGTCTCTTAAAGACCGGGCTTGAATACACCGGGATGTTTGGCCGGCCGGTCATTACTCATTCAGAGGATGAAGGCCTGGCCAATGAAGGATTTATGCATGAAGGGGCGGTATCGGCAGTGCTGGGGCTGAAAGGCCGGCCGGCTGTTGCCGAGGATATTGCTGTGGCCCGCGATATTATGCTGGCTGAATACGCAAATGCGCCGATTCACATCGCTCATGTCAGCAGCAAAGGCGCGGTTGAAATCATCCGCCAGGCCAAACAACGGGGCGTCAAAGTAACGGCGGAAGCGACGCCCCATCACCTGACCCTTACTGATGAAGAGTTGAGAACCTTTAATACCGCCTTTAAGGTCAACCCGCCGCTCCGGTCGGCGGAGCATGTTGCCGCTCTTATTGACGGGCTAAAGGACGGGACTCTGGACGCCATCGCCACAGATCATGCGCCGCACGCGTTTGAAGAAAAAGATGTTGAGTTCCGGTACGCCCCCAGTGGTTTTGCCGGTCTGGAAACAGCAGTCGGGGTTGTATTGACAGGGCTTTATCATACCGGCAAACTGACTTTGCCGGAGATCATCGCCAAGCTGTCATATGGCCCGGCAAAAATCCTTGGCCTGGATAGCGGCGTTCTGAAGGTTGGGGCACCGGCCGATATTACAATTATTGATACTGAATATAAATGGGCGGTTGACTGCATAAAATTTTATACCAGGGGAAAACATTCTCCGTTTGAAAGCAGGAATTTAAAGGGTAAACCGCTAATTACTATAGTGAATGGAAGTATAATTATGCAAAATGGCGAGGTGCTTAAATGA
- a CDS encoding lytic transglycosylase domain-containing protein, producing the protein MRIWTWLKVLIIGLLLFATGIYTVFMSDWFQKKYVYPFLYQEAIYTYALQYDLNPFLIAGVIRTESKFITEARSPKGALGLMQIMPDTGRWIAEQRAQKDFMVADLTDPDMNIRFGTWYLASLKKEFAGNEVLYLAAYNGGQGNVRQWMERYGWSEDFTDINQIPFRETREYVERVLNSKKRYQELYGR; encoded by the coding sequence TTGCGTATCTGGACTTGGCTGAAAGTCCTGATAATCGGTCTTTTATTGTTTGCCACAGGAATCTATACTGTGTTCATGAGCGACTGGTTTCAGAAAAAATATGTATATCCCTTTTTGTATCAGGAGGCTATCTACACCTATGCTCTTCAATATGATCTTAATCCATTTCTGATTGCCGGCGTAATTCGAACAGAAAGCAAATTCATTACTGAAGCCCGTTCACCCAAAGGTGCCTTGGGGCTTATGCAAATTATGCCTGATACAGGCCGCTGGATTGCTGAACAGCGTGCGCAGAAAGATTTCATGGTTGCTGATTTGACTGATCCGGATATGAATATCCGCTTTGGTACATGGTATCTGGCATCTTTGAAGAAGGAATTTGCCGGCAACGAGGTGCTTTATCTTGCCGCTTACAACGGCGGACAGGGGAATGTCAGGCAATGGATGGAGCGGTATGGGTGGTCAGAGGATTTTACTGATATTAACCAAATTCCCTTTAGAGAGACCAGAGAATATGTGGAACGAGTCCTAAATAGTAAAAAACGATATCAGGAATTGTATGGCAGATAA
- the carA gene encoding glutamine-hydrolyzing carbamoyl-phosphate synthase small subunit has protein sequence MNGKLILEDGSVFQGMLASGTKTVGEVVFNTGMTGYQEVLTDPSYCGQIVTMTYPLIGNYGVADLFEQARQSFVRGFVISELCGKPSSWQAEDSLVSYLKAKNIPCLHGVDTRAITRRIRSHGTMKGVIVPADAQASEVAELFAQSPFAEVVKEVTTKEIYRIPGKGPHIAVLDFGIKRNILNSMAKAGFDLTVLPAYTPAEEILALSPDGIFLSNGPGDPKDAPVETVRQLIGKKPIFGICLGHQLLALALGGDTYKLKFGHRGSNHPVKDLATDRVYITSQNHGYAIDETSLATLDVTVTHRAVNDGTVEGMRHNRLPVFSVQYHPEAAPGPDDSTYLFEEFMRLLNKEMNKARGN, from the coding sequence ATGAATGGCAAACTGATATTGGAAGACGGCAGCGTTTTCCAAGGGATGCTTGCTTCCGGTACTAAAACAGTTGGGGAAGTAGTATTCAATACCGGTATGACCGGTTATCAAGAAGTATTAACAGATCCGTCCTATTGTGGACAGATTGTAACAATGACTTATCCGCTTATTGGCAACTACGGAGTGGCTGATCTCTTTGAACAAGCCCGGCAATCCTTTGTCCGTGGTTTTGTGATCAGTGAGCTGTGCGGCAAGCCCAGCAGCTGGCAGGCTGAAGACTCCCTGGTTTCCTATCTTAAAGCAAAAAATATTCCTTGTCTGCATGGCGTCGATACCCGGGCTATCACCAGAAGGATACGCTCGCATGGTACCATGAAGGGGGTCATTGTTCCGGCTGATGCTCAGGCAAGCGAGGTTGCCGAGCTGTTTGCGCAATCTCCTTTTGCCGAGGTTGTCAAGGAAGTTACGACTAAAGAAATCTACCGGATCCCGGGCAAGGGGCCGCATATCGCCGTGCTGGATTTCGGCATTAAACGCAATATCCTTAATTCTATGGCCAAAGCCGGGTTTGATCTTACTGTTTTGCCGGCCTATACCCCGGCTGAAGAAATACTGGCCCTCAGCCCTGACGGCATATTCCTGTCAAATGGCCCTGGTGATCCCAAAGATGCGCCGGTAGAGACCGTGCGGCAGCTTATCGGCAAAAAACCAATATTTGGCATCTGTCTTGGGCATCAGCTGTTAGCTTTGGCTTTGGGGGGCGATACTTATAAGCTGAAATTTGGGCATCGTGGCTCTAACCACCCGGTTAAAGATCTGGCAACAGACCGTGTATATATCACTTCGCAAAATCATGGCTATGCCATTGATGAAACCTCGCTGGCCACACTTGACGTTACCGTAACGCACCGTGCTGTTAATGACGGTACGGTAGAAGGGATGCGTCATAACCGTCTGCCCGTATTCTCCGTTCAGTATCACCCGGAAGCGGCTCCCGGACCTGATGACAGCACCTATCTGTTTGAGGAATTTATGAGACTGCTCAATAAAGAAATGAATAAGGCGAGGGGGAACTAA
- a CDS encoding peptide ABC transporter substrate-binding protein yields MMRKLILLFLILILVITAGCSSREETPSPEKKKIAIQQGGQLKYGSLQEPNTLNPLLSDLLATAEVGKLIFSGLVITGDKGEWLPDLAVDVPTTANGGVTADGLTVTYRLRPGVTWHDGTPFTAEDVKFTWQLIMNRNVNIVARDGYDRISAIDTPDRNTVVVKFREYYAPYLTLFTTVLPKHKLETESNINKAAFNRAPVGTGPFKFKEWQVAEAISFEANPAYYRGKPVLDSIIYRVIPDANILLTQLKSGELDLVGNIGFSYLEQVKAINGIRTVITPTMIWEHMDFNLDNPLFKDVRVRKAITSAIDRQAIVDNVLKGAAGPAYGDQSPLSWAYNPMQQPPARDVNAARDLLGQAGWQPGADGIMTSNNKKLAFSLAVPSGNKLREQTAETIAEQLKEIGVLVEIRSLDPVVFFADTLKNRQFETAIYAWVAGLDPDNLNLWHSRKIPSRANAYAGQNYPGWRNPEIDTLSETGVRTIDVSGRKDIYFRIQTLLREECPVVPLYFRGNIDAVKTVVVNYQPNPTPSGNFWNAWQWGFAVAGK; encoded by the coding sequence ATGATGCGTAAGTTAATACTTTTATTCTTAATACTAATACTTGTTATTACTGCCGGCTGCAGCTCCCGGGAAGAGACTCCGTCGCCTGAAAAGAAAAAAATAGCTATTCAACAGGGCGGGCAGCTTAAATATGGGAGTTTACAGGAACCGAACACGCTTAATCCGTTATTGTCCGATCTGCTGGCTACAGCTGAGGTTGGCAAGCTGATTTTCAGCGGTCTGGTGATTACCGGTGATAAAGGCGAATGGCTGCCTGATCTGGCTGTTGATGTGCCGACTACGGCCAATGGCGGCGTGACAGCTGACGGCCTGACCGTTACCTACCGGCTCCGGCCGGGGGTAACCTGGCATGACGGTACACCATTTACTGCTGAAGATGTCAAGTTTACCTGGCAGCTTATTATGAACAGGAATGTAAATATCGTGGCCCGTGACGGGTATGACCGGATTAGTGCAATTGATACCCCGGACAGGAATACTGTTGTTGTCAAATTTCGTGAATATTATGCTCCTTACCTGACATTGTTTACAACAGTTCTGCCCAAACACAAACTTGAAACTGAGAGTAATATAAATAAAGCGGCCTTTAACCGGGCTCCTGTTGGTACAGGACCGTTTAAATTTAAAGAATGGCAGGTTGCCGAAGCAATCAGCTTTGAGGCCAATCCGGCTTATTACCGGGGGAAGCCGGTGTTAGACAGTATTATCTATCGGGTTATTCCGGATGCCAATATCCTGCTGACTCAGTTGAAATCAGGGGAGCTGGATCTTGTCGGCAATATTGGGTTTTCCTATTTAGAGCAGGTAAAAGCCATCAATGGAATCAGGACAGTGATTACACCAACTATGATCTGGGAGCATATGGACTTCAACCTTGATAACCCCCTGTTCAAGGATGTTCGCGTCAGGAAAGCGATTACCAGTGCTATTGACCGGCAGGCTATTGTTGACAATGTGCTTAAAGGTGCTGCCGGTCCGGCCTATGGTGACCAGTCGCCTTTGTCCTGGGCTTATAATCCGATGCAGCAGCCCCCGGCCAGAGACGTTAATGCTGCCCGTGATTTGCTGGGACAAGCTGGCTGGCAACCGGGAGCAGATGGAATTATGACAAGCAATAATAAGAAGCTGGCATTTTCACTGGCTGTTCCAAGCGGCAATAAATTACGGGAACAAACAGCGGAAACCATTGCCGAGCAGCTTAAAGAGATTGGTGTATTAGTGGAAATCCGCTCCCTTGATCCAGTGGTGTTTTTCGCCGATACTTTAAAAAACAGGCAGTTTGAGACAGCTATTTATGCCTGGGTTGCAGGCCTTGATCCGGATAATCTCAATCTTTGGCATTCTCGTAAGATTCCGAGCCGTGCCAACGCCTATGCCGGGCAAAATTACCCCGGCTGGCGTAATCCGGAGATAGACACATTGAGCGAAACAGGTGTGCGAACAATCGATGTGAGTGGCAGAAAAGATATTTACTTTCGCATTCAGACTTTGCTCCGTGAAGAATGCCCGGTTGTACCACTCTATTTCCGCGGTAATATTGATGCTGTGAAAACAGTGGTTGTCAACTACCAGCCTAACCCCACGCCCTCAGGCAATTTTTGGAATGCCTGGCAATGGGGCTTTGCCGTTGCGGGTAAATAG
- the coaE gene encoding dephospho-CoA kinase (Dephospho-CoA kinase (CoaE) performs the final step in coenzyme A biosynthesis.), with protein sequence MYLIGLTGGIASGKSTVSTMLQELGAYIIDADKLAHEITKPHKRAWQEIVAAFGSAVTDANGQINRKRLGKIIFADAAARAQLEAITHPRIEEEVAVAMTTARQQGCEIIVLDAPLLIEVGWYSRVNAVWVVFVDENTQIVRLMMRDNSSYEDAMARIRAQLSLSEKLKYADVVINNSKTIGHTKKQVHKFWCEISKTMASGNKEFF encoded by the coding sequence ATGTATTTGATTGGACTCACCGGCGGAATTGCCAGCGGCAAAAGTACGGTCAGTACAATGCTGCAGGAGCTGGGTGCATATATTATTGATGCGGATAAGCTGGCCCATGAGATAACTAAACCCCATAAACGGGCCTGGCAGGAGATTGTGGCAGCCTTTGGTTCAGCTGTCACCGATGCCAATGGCCAAATTAACCGTAAACGCCTGGGGAAAATTATTTTTGCCGATGCTGCGGCCAGAGCTCAGTTAGAGGCTATTACTCACCCCCGGATTGAAGAGGAGGTAGCGGTTGCGATGACCACTGCCAGGCAGCAGGGGTGTGAAATTATTGTTCTTGACGCGCCGCTTTTAATTGAGGTTGGGTGGTATTCACGGGTGAATGCGGTTTGGGTAGTCTTTGTCGACGAAAACACCCAGATTGTCAGATTAATGATGCGGGATAACAGCAGTTATGAGGATGCCATGGCGCGGATTAGAGCCCAGCTTTCCTTAAGCGAAAAATTAAAATATGCTGATGTTGTCATTAATAACAGCAAGACGATTGGACATACAAAAAAACAGGTGCATAAGTTCTGGTGCGAAATCAGTAAAACCATGGCTAGTGGTAATAAAGAATTTTTTTGA
- the carB gene encoding carbamoyl-phosphate synthase large subunit: MPKKQNLRKVMVIGSGPIVIGQAAEFDYAGTQACQALKEEGFEVVLVNSNPATIMTDTHVADWVYIEPLTPEYLEEIIVKERPDGILATLGGQAGLNLAVKLAENGVLAKYQVELLGTPIAAIKKAEDRELFKATMEELGQPIPASTIVEDIESALTFAGEIGYPLIVRPAYTLGGTGGGIAYNDEELIDTVNRGLKHSLIGQALIERSVAGWKEIEYEVIRDAADNCITVCNMENFDPVGVHTGDSIVVAPSQTLTDYEYQMLRSSSLKIIRALGIEGGCNVQYALDPKSSNYIVIEVNPRVSRSSALASKATGYPIAKVATKIAIGYTLDEITNTVTGKTKACFEPALDYVVVKFPRWPFDKFIFADRTLGTQMKATGEVMAIDRNFEGALLKAVRSLEIGLHHLYIPELAKLSDQELKDRLSLVDDERAFVIAESIRRGVTVAEIHAITAIDNFFLDKIENIVTMERQLSRKISDEVLLAAKQIGFADKSIAELTGKTVFEIRDRRKQANIVPSYKMVDTCAAEFEAITPYYYSTYAQEDEVQRTDNRKIIVLGSGPIRIGQGIEFDYCSVHSVWALRAMGIESVIINNNPETVSTDFDTSDRLYFEPLTPEDVLNIIDKEQPEGVIVQFGGQTAINLAGPLAKAGVKIFGTSVEDIDRAEDREKFDELLEQLHIPRPQGETITDAGLAPLAAARIGYPVVVRPSYVLGGRAMEIVYNETELKDYMVRAVKASPEHPVLVDRYMQGTEVEVDAIADGDDFLIPGIMEHIERAGVHSGDSIAVYPPQTLSAQVKDTIVDYTGRLARGLKVKGLINIQFVIVDEEVYVIEVNPRSSRTIPFLSKITDVPMVDVATRVAIGETLKGMGYTPGLMPAREYVAVKVPVFSFAKMQHVDISLGPEMKSTGEVMGIDYQYSRALYKGIVGAGMNVPQTGSILVTVADKDKPEAGEIAKEFARLGYELVATSGTAAYLRSLGLQVGTVPKLHEQQPEIIEMIKAGKISMVINTLTKGRDFESDGFKIRRAAVEHAILCLTSMDTANAVFDVLSIIRERKFLYVLALQDYVGGGETARD; encoded by the coding sequence GTGCCGAAAAAACAAAACTTGCGCAAAGTTATGGTAATTGGCTCCGGCCCGATAGTGATCGGCCAAGCCGCTGAATTTGACTATGCCGGTACCCAGGCGTGCCAGGCATTAAAAGAAGAAGGGTTTGAGGTGGTGCTGGTCAACAGTAATCCGGCCACCATTATGACAGATACTCATGTTGCCGACTGGGTTTATATCGAACCGCTGACCCCTGAATATCTGGAAGAGATTATTGTCAAAGAACGGCCGGACGGTATACTGGCTACCCTGGGGGGGCAGGCCGGCCTTAATCTGGCCGTCAAACTGGCGGAAAACGGTGTACTGGCAAAGTATCAGGTTGAATTGCTCGGTACACCCATTGCAGCGATCAAGAAGGCGGAAGACCGGGAATTGTTTAAAGCGACGATGGAGGAACTGGGCCAGCCAATTCCTGCCAGTACTATTGTTGAAGACATTGAAAGTGCCCTTACCTTTGCCGGCGAGATCGGCTATCCGCTGATTGTGCGCCCGGCTTATACGCTGGGCGGAACCGGCGGCGGCATTGCCTATAATGATGAAGAACTTATCGATACCGTAAACCGGGGACTAAAACACAGCCTGATCGGGCAGGCGCTGATTGAACGCAGCGTGGCCGGCTGGAAAGAAATCGAATATGAAGTGATCCGTGATGCTGCTGATAACTGCATCACGGTATGCAATATGGAAAACTTCGACCCTGTCGGTGTTCATACCGGCGACAGCATTGTTGTTGCACCGTCACAGACACTTACTGATTATGAATATCAGATGCTGAGAAGCTCCTCGCTTAAGATCATCCGGGCGCTGGGGATTGAAGGCGGCTGCAATGTACAGTATGCGCTTGACCCCAAAAGCAGTAATTATATCGTGATTGAAGTAAACCCGCGGGTGAGCCGCTCCAGTGCCTTAGCCTCGAAAGCAACCGGCTATCCGATTGCCAAGGTGGCTACAAAAATCGCCATTGGCTATACCCTGGATGAGATTACCAACACAGTAACCGGTAAAACCAAGGCCTGCTTTGAGCCGGCCCTTGATTATGTGGTTGTTAAGTTTCCCCGCTGGCCGTTTGACAAGTTTATTTTTGCCGACAGAACTCTGGGCACACAAATGAAAGCCACCGGTGAGGTCATGGCTATTGACCGCAACTTTGAAGGGGCGCTGCTAAAAGCGGTGCGTTCTCTGGAAATTGGCCTCCATCATCTCTATATTCCCGAATTGGCCAAGCTGAGTGATCAGGAATTGAAAGACCGGCTCAGTCTGGTCGATGATGAACGTGCTTTTGTGATTGCCGAATCGATCCGCCGGGGAGTAACGGTAGCTGAGATTCATGCCATAACGGCCATTGATAATTTTTTCTTAGATAAGATCGAAAATATTGTGACAATGGAACGTCAGCTCAGCCGGAAAATCTCTGATGAAGTCCTGCTGGCGGCCAAGCAAATCGGCTTTGCCGATAAATCAATTGCCGAACTGACCGGTAAAACAGTTTTTGAAATCCGGGACCGGCGCAAGCAGGCCAATATTGTGCCAAGCTATAAAATGGTTGATACCTGTGCTGCCGAGTTTGAGGCTATTACCCCCTATTACTACTCAACCTATGCCCAGGAAGACGAAGTGCAGCGGACCGATAACCGTAAAATCATTGTCCTGGGCTCAGGGCCGATCCGTATCGGTCAGGGAATTGAATTTGATTATTGTTCGGTTCACTCAGTATGGGCCCTCCGGGCAATGGGTATTGAATCGGTCATTATCAATAACAACCCCGAAACCGTCTCTACGGATTTTGACACATCAGACCGATTGTACTTTGAACCGCTGACCCCGGAAGATGTGCTGAATATTATTGATAAAGAACAACCGGAGGGAGTTATTGTCCAGTTTGGCGGGCAGACTGCCATTAATCTTGCCGGTCCGCTGGCTAAAGCCGGTGTCAAAATTTTTGGCACAAGTGTCGAGGATATTGACCGGGCGGAAGACCGGGAGAAGTTTGATGAATTACTGGAGCAGCTGCATATCCCGCGCCCGCAGGGTGAGACAATTACCGATGCCGGCCTGGCGCCGCTGGCTGCAGCGCGTATCGGCTACCCTGTTGTTGTGCGTCCGTCCTATGTGCTGGGCGGGCGGGCCATGGAAATTGTCTATAATGAAACCGAATTGAAGGACTATATGGTGCGGGCGGTTAAAGCATCGCCTGAGCATCCGGTGCTGGTTGACCGCTATATGCAGGGGACCGAGGTCGAGGTTGATGCCATCGCGGACGGCGACGACTTCCTGATTCCCGGCATTATGGAGCATATTGAACGGGCCGGAGTTCATTCCGGCGACAGTATTGCCGTATATCCGCCCCAGACTCTGTCAGCCCAGGTCAAAGACACCATTGTCGATTATACGGGCCGTCTGGCCAGAGGGCTTAAGGTCAAAGGCCTGATCAATATTCAGTTTGTCATTGTCGATGAAGAGGTTTATGTCATTGAGGTAAATCCCCGGTCAAGCCGGACAATTCCTTTCCTGAGCAAAATCACCGATGTGCCGATGGTCGATGTGGCAACCCGCGTGGCGATCGGTGAAACCCTGAAAGGGATGGGCTATACCCCCGGTCTGATGCCGGCCCGGGAGTATGTGGCGGTAAAAGTGCCGGTGTTCTCATTCGCCAAAATGCAGCATGTGGATATTTCGCTGGGACCGGAAATGAAGTCTACCGGTGAGGTGATGGGGATTGACTATCAGTATTCCCGCGCCCTGTACAAAGGTATCGTGGGTGCCGGCATGAATGTACCCCAGACAGGATCAATCCTCGTCACTGTTGCTGATAAAGATAAACCTGAGGCCGGCGAGATTGCCAAAGAATTTGCCCGGCTGGGTTATGAACTTGTGGCAACAAGCGGTACTGCGGCATATCTGCGGTCCCTCGGCCTGCAGGTGGGTACAGTGCCCAAGCTGCATGAGCAGCAGCCTGAGATTATTGAGATGATTAAGGCCGGAAAAATAAGCATGGTGATTAATACCCTGACCAAAGGCCGGGATTTTGAGAGCGACGGCTTCAAGATCAGGCGGGCAGCCGTAGAGCATGCCATCCTCTGCCTGACCTCCATGGATACAGCCAATGCCGTCTTTGACGTATTAAGCATTATCCGCGAAAGGAAATTCCTCTATGTGCTGGCCCTGCAGGATTATGTAGGCGGAGGCGAAACAGCCCGTGATTAA